GCCTGCGCCGAGCCGCGGCCCGACCAGCCGCAGACGTGGATCTCCGAGGGCATTAAGGAGGTCTACACCGAGCTCCACCACCTGGGGTTTGCCCACTCGGTCGAAGCCTGGGAGGGTGAGCGGCTGGTGGGCGGTCTTTATGGCGTGGCGCTGGGCGGGCTTTTTGCCGGCGAGTCGATGTTTCATCGGGCCACCGACGCCTCCAAGATCTGCCTTGTGCATCTGGTGGAGCGGCTCAAGGCGCGGGGGTTTAGCCTGCTCGATGTGCAGTTTCAGACCTCGCACCTGGAGCGCTTCGGGGTGATCGAGATCAGCCGCGAAGCTTATGAAGCGCAGCTTTCGAAGGCGCTTACGCTCGACTGCGCGTTTGCGTGAGCGGAGCGCACGCGTCGACCGGTAGATTGCTTGCCTCTGGCCAGATGCGCTTAGGTTGGCGCCCGTCAATCCCGCACACACGAGCAGCATGGCGTCGGGACTCCCCCTGGCTTGCATCCGGGCCGCCTTGCTGCCCGGGCCTCGATGACCTAGAAAGGGCGTTTGGCCGCCCGCGTCGGTGGGCCAGCCCCACCTCTGAAGAACCCAAGACATTCAACCTGACTGACCCTGTGTAGGACACCTTTTATGGAAGATTCCAAACGCCATCTCATCGTCACCCAGGGTGACATCACGCTGATCTCGATGCCCGAGGGGGCTCTGGTCAACCCGTCGAATACCGGGCTGATCCTCAACAGCGGCGGCAGCAGCGACAACACCGTGAGCAACGCGATCGCGCGCCGCGGCGGTCCTTTTATGCAGCAGACCCTGCATATGACGCGCAGCGGGCTGCGCAACAACCGTCTGGAGCCGGGCCGCGCCGTCGCCACCGAAGCCGGTCAGCTTCCGGTCAAGCGCCTGATTCACGTCTCGATCGTGGGCGCCAAGAAGATCAACGCTCGCCTGATCTCCAATGCGATCCTCAACGCGTACGATTTGGCCGACGAGCTGGAGCTCAAAGCGGTGGCATTTCCGGCGATCGGCTTGCAGATGGGCGGCATTACGCTGGAAGAGTTCATGGACATCTTCTGGCGGATCACCGGCGAGGAGCTCCCGCGTCTCAAACACGTGCGTCAGGTCTACCTCTGCCTCTTCAGTGGCGAGGAGTACGAGGCCGGAAGCGCATACGCCGAGAAGAACGTCGATGAGCTTCCGGAGTCGATCGACCTGGAGATCAGCGAATCGGGCTTTGCGCGCGGGCTCTTTGGTTGATGGGCGAGGCGGCTGAGGGGCGCGGACGAGGCAAGTTGATCCTCTTTGGGGAGCACGCCGTGGTGCACGGCTATGCGGCGGTGGCCTGCGGGCTGCCGCTGGGCGCGGTGGCGTGTGTGCGCCGGGGGCACTCGGAGTCGTTTCGCGTGGATCATCCCGCCGGGAGCTTTGAGGCCGAGGGCAAGGTGCTTGAGGCCGCGCGCGGCATCGTGGCGCGCTTCGGGCTCCGGCTCGAGGAGCTCGACGGCTTTGTGCGTCTGGAAGTCCCGGTGGGCGCGGGGATGGGGAGCTCGGCGGCGCTGGCCGTGGCGCTGGCCCGCGCCGCGCAAAAGCTCTCAGGGCGCGGCGACGCGCAGACCGTCGAGGAGGCGGTGAGCTTTGCCGAGGGTCTTTTTCACGGCAAAGCCTCGGGCATCGATCAGAGCGCGGCGTTGGGTGGCGGGGTGTTTGCGTTTAAGCGCGACGGTGCAGGAGGCCCCCCGACCATCGAGCCTGTGCGCGCGCCGACGCTCCGGCTGGTGGTGGCTCAGGTGGCCCCCTCGGCCTCCACCGCCGAGATGGTGGCGTCGGTGAGTGCGCTGGCCGAGCGGCGCAGCTCGACGGCGGCCATCTTCGAGGCCATCGGGCAGGTTGCCACCGAGGGTCGCCAGGCGCTGGAAGCCGGCGATCTTCAGGCGGTCGGGGAACTTATGAACATCAACCAGGGGTTACTCGCAGCGCTGGGCGTGTCGATCCCTGCGATCGACGAGGCCTGCCGTCTTGCACGCGACGCCGGCGCATCGGGCGTGAAGCTGACCGGCGCCGGAGGTGGCGGTTGTGTCGTGGCGCTGGGCCCCGATGAGGCTACAACCCGGGCGATACAGGAGGGCTGGGAGGTGCGCGGCTGGCCCGTCTACACCTTCACCCTCGAGAGCTAAAGGACACCATGTTTGCCTTTCCCCCTTACAACACCTCGACGCCTCCGATGGAGGCGACGGCCTTTGCCCACCCCAACATCGCGCTGGTGAAGTACTGGGGCAAACGCGACACCGAGCTCAACCTGCCGGTGGCCGGAAGCCTCTCTCTGACCCTGGGGGGCCTCTCCACCACCACACGGGTGCGCTACCGCGAGGATATCAATCGCGACATCGTCATCCTCGACGGCAAAGAGTTGCGTCAGGGCAGCCGCGCCTACCAGCGGGTCGTCGAGTTTGTGCAGCTGGTGCGCAATGAGTCCAACCACGACTATTTTGCCGAGGTGGAGACATCCAACGACTTCCCCACTGCGGCCGGGCTGGCGTCTTCGGCCTCGGGTTTTGCGGCGCTGGCGTTGGCAGCGACGTCGGCCGCCGGGCTGCATCTTCTCGATGAGCAGCTCTCGGCGCTGGCGAGGCGCGGATCGGGCTCGGCAGCGCGCTCGATCTACGGCGGTTTTGCCGAGATGCGCCGCGGCAGCCGCAAAGATGGGCACGACGCTTTTGCGGTGCCCATCGCCGGACCGGAGCATTGGGACCTGCGCTGCGTGGTGGCTGTGACCACCCAGGGTGAGAAAGAGATCAGCTCCACCGAGGGCATGCTGCGCACCCAGGAGAGTTCGCCGCTCTTTAAACCCTGGGCCGACACGGTTGCGGGCGACATTGTAGAGGCCACCGCGGCCATTCAGGCCCGCGACTTCCAGGCGTTGGGACGCGTCGCTGAGCGCTCCTGCCTGGGCATGCATGCGAGCGCGATGGCCGCCGACCCCGGGGTGATCTACTGGAACCCCACCACCCTGGAGCTCATCCACCGGGTGCGGCGTGCGCGGCGCGACGGGTTGCAGGTCTTCTTGACGATCGACGCTGGCCCGCACGTCAAAGTCTTCTGCCCGGCGCGGGAACTCTCGGCGGTGCGCTCGGTGTTGGGGCAAATCGGCGGCGTCACCGACCTGATCGTCGCTCGCCCCGGTGAGGGTGCCGCGCTGGTCGCCACCGAGACGGTTGACGCCTAATGCCGACACGTCTCTGACGTGAATTCAAACCCTTCACGGGGGGGGCCGGCCCCCGGTTGACACCGGCCGGCGGCGAGGGTCAGATTGCCGCCACCCGAACGTGCTTACCTGTTGTGCGCCTCGCTTTTGTGGCGAGCGTGATGGACTGGACGTACCTGTCGCCCCGAGCCTTATGATGCCCCAGAAATTCGACCTGTCTCGCTTCACTCAAAAAGCCCGCAAAGCGCTGGAGCGCGCCCAGGGCCTCGCAAAGACGCTGCGCCATGATCACGTCGAGGTGGAGCATACGCTGCTGGCGATGCTCGAGCAGGACGACTCGGTGGCCACAAGCCTCCTGGAGAATCTGGGCGCCAACCCCAAGGCCCTGGGCCGCAAGCTCATCGATGAGCTGGAGCTCTTGCCCAAAACCTACCGCAACCAGGAGCAGCCCTTTGTGAGCAAAGATCTGCTCGGGGCGCTTCAGGAAGGCGGGGAGCTTGCCAACACCCTGGGCGATCAGTTCACCAGCAGCGAACATCTGCTGATCGCCTTTGCGCGCCGCACGTCGAGCTACGCGGGCAAACAACTTCGTGAGGCCGGAGCCACCGCCGAGAAGTTGGAGGAAGCGGTCAGAAAGGCGCGGGGCGGACAGAAGATCACCAGCGCCGAGGGCCCCGTCTCCGAGATTCTGGGCAAGTACGCCCAGGATATCACCGCGATGGCCGAGCGCGGCGAGCTCGATCCGGTGATCGGACGCGACGCCGAGATCCGGCGTGTGATGCAGGTGCTCACCCGGCGCACCAAAAACAACCCGGTGCTCCTCGGGCACCCCGGCGTGGGCAAAACCTCGATCGTCAACGCCCTGGCCCAGCGTCTGGTCGCCGGCGATGTTCCCACAGGCCTTGCCGGCAAGCGCCTGATGCGCCTGGATCTGGGCGCGCTGGTGGCCGGCACCAGCCTGCGCGGGCAGTTCGAAGAGCGCATCAAGACCGTGGTTCAGGAAGTGGTCAACAGCCGGGGCCGCATCATTCTCTTCATCGACGAGCTCCATCAGCTGGTGGGCGCCGGGGGCAAAGACAGCTCCATGAACGCCTCCAACATGCTCAAGCCCGCCCTGGCTCGCGGCGAACTCAGCTGCATCGGTACCAGCACCGTGGAGGAGTACCGCCAGCATGTGGAGGCCGACGCCGCGCTGGAGCGCCGCTTCCAGTCAATCCACGTGGAGGAGGTCTCCACCGATGGTTGCGTCTCGATCCTGCGGGGCATCAAGCAGGGCTTTGAGATTCACCACGGCGTGCAGATCGACGACAGCGCGCTGGTGGCCGCCGCCCAGATGACGGCGCGTTATGTGCAGGATCGCTACCTGCCCGACAAAGCCATCGACGCCATCGATGAGGCCGCCAGCCGCCTGCGCCTGGAGATCGACAGCAAACCCACCGAACTCGACGCGCTGGAGCGCCGCATGCACGCGCTCGAGATGGAGCGTCAGGCGATCGCCGAGGCTACCAATCCCGAGACGGTCGAGGAGCGCACCGAGCTTGAGAACCGCATCGAGAGCCTGCGCGAAGAGGCCGCGCGCCTGCGCGTGCGCTGGGAGACCGAAAAGGTGGTGCTGGATGAAATCACCACCATCAAAGAGGAGCTTGAGGCCACCGAAAAGACCTCTCAGGAGGCCCAGCGCGCCGGCGAGCTGGGGCGCGCAGCCGAGATCCGCTACAGCGTGCTGCCCAGGCTCAAGCAGAAGCTGGAGGCCGCCCAGGCCCGGATGAGCGAGCTCCATAAAGAAGAGCGGCTGCTCAAAGATTACGTCGACGCCAACGATATCGGCGAGGTGATTGCGGATTGGACCGGCATCCCGGTGAGCAAGATGCTGGAGTCGGAGCGCGAGAAGCTGCTCAACATGCCCGATCGCCTGCGCCAGCGTGTGGTCGGGCAGGACTCGGCGATTGAGACCATCTGCAGCGCCATCTGGCGCTCGCGCGCGGGCCTTCAGGACCGCAACCGCCCCATCGGCAACTTCATGTTCGTGGGCCCCACCGGCGTGGGCAAGACCGAGCTGGCCAAGGCCCTCTCGGAGTTCCTCTTCGACAGCGAAGACGCCATCGTTCGCATCGACATGTCGGAGTACATGGAGCAGTCCAAGGTCAACACGCTCATCGGCTCGGCCCGCGGCTATGTGGGCAGCGAACAGGGCGGCGTGCTCACCGAGGCGGTGCGCCTGAAACCCTACAGCGTGGTCCTCTTCGACGAGGCCGAAAAGGCTCACCCCGACGTCTTCAACCTGCTCTTGCAGCTGATGGATGAGGGGCGCCTGACCGACAGCCAGGGCCGCCGGGTCGACTTCACCAACACCCTGGTGATTCTCACCTCCAACGTGGGCAGCCGCGAGATCATGGATTTGAGCGGCAAGGCCTCGGGCGAGGAGATGACCGACGCGGTGCAGGAGATTCTGCGCGATCACTTCCGCCCGGAGTTTCTCAACCGCCTCGATGCGCCGATCGTCTTCCAGGCCCTCGACAAAGACGCCATCCGCCTGATCGTCGACATTCAGAAGAAGCGTCTTCGCAAGATGCTGGCCGAGCAGCGCATGACCATCGAGGTCAGCGACGCCGCCAAAGACTTTCTGGCCGAAGAGGGCTTTGAGCCCGAGTACGGCGCGCGCCCCCTTAAGCGCGCCATCGGCAACTTCATCCAGGACCCGCTGGCCGTGGAGGTGCTCGAAGGCAAGTTCGTCGCCGGCGACCACGTCGTCGTGGAGGTCGCCGAGGATGGGGAGTCGCTCGTCTTTAAAAAAGGTGAGCGCGACGCCGGTTAAGGCGCACGCAGCGTGAGGTAGGCAAGCGCGGCGACGACCAGCACGATGATCACCGCAACCCGGGGCCACCTCAGCCCGGCGCGGGCTTCCTCAGCGCGCTCTTCTGCACGAACCACCGCAGAGCCCTCGGCTAAAGCCGAGGGCTCGCTTGTTTCTGCGGGCTCCTCGCGCGCCACGCTGATCAGCGGCCCCGACGAGAGGTGGCTCTTGAGCGCGCGATTTTTCTCAGGATTCTCCATCTCCAACCCCAGCCAGGGCGCCGGCAGCATGACCATGCCAAAGCCCTTCTGCTCGCGGGTGGGAAGCTCATCCAGGCTCAAATAACGCCGAAAAATCTCGGCGCGCCCAAAACGTTTCTTGGCCAGGGGTTGCAGCGTACGCGCCAGCAGCAGAGTGATGCCGGGCATCGCCAGCGCCTCAATGCGCTCATACGCCGTGAAGCTCAGCGGGCTCTCCACCCGCGCGCGAGGCTCCTCGCCGCTGAGCAAAAAGCTCATCAGGGCGCCGGCGCCGTAGATGTCAGCTGCGGCGCGCAGCATCGTGCCGGAGGTCTCTTCGCGAACCTCCGGGGCGGTATAGGCCGGGTGGGTATTGAGCTGCCAGGGCTTGAGCTTGACGCCTTTGCTCACCACACAGCCCGGGAGCTGAGCGCGCAGGGTGTCGTCGCCCTGAAGGACAAAACGCCGCGGGTCAAAGTCGCGCCAGTAATAGCCGGCCTGATGCGTGGCCACGAGCAGGTCGCCGAGCTGCGCCATGATCGTAAGCGCGAGTTCCGCGGGCATGCCCTCCGGCCAGCGCGTCTGCACGGCCTCAAAAAGCGTGGGCCCCTCGCAGCGTTCGATCACCAGGAGCGGCTCCCCCGCCCCGCCCGGCCCTTCTTTAATGTCCAGCAGCTCGATCTTACGCGCGACCACCCCGCCCTCGGAGAGCGCGTCGAGGTAGTCGGCCAGGTGGCTGAGCTGCTCACGACGCGTGGCGACGTAGGCCACATCATTAAGGCGAGCCTCATCGTAGCTGAGCGCCAGGCCGAGATGTTCGCGCCCGGCGCCCGCTTCGGCGATGGCGACGATCTGCAGCTCGTCGCGCTCCTCGCGCAGCGCAAGCGCCTGAAAGCCCGTGGGCTGGTCGTGGATGTCGATGAGGGCCGGGGTGTCGTCCATGGTCATGCTCTCGGTGGTGATACGGATCGCCGCGCGAGGCAGCGTCTGATACGGGCGGCGACCATACTCTCCCGCGCGCAGGAGGCAACTGCCATGCGGCGAGGCGTCGCAGGTTGGACGGGATAATGTTCAGGTTGTTGCGCGCCGCCTTGCCTGCTGACTTTTGCGGCTGATACTTTCGTACGCGACGACCACCCAACAACTCGGAGCACATCGATGAGGGCATCTCCCCACGCTCGCCAGCGCCTGGCGGTCCCCCTGATGACGGCCATCTTGAGTGGTGGTGCGGTGCTAAGCGGCACGCCGGAGCTTCGCGCCGAGGAGGAGGTCTGCGGGGGCTGGGAGGTCGGCCACCAGGTCGCCCAGATCAACGATGCGCGCCTGGCCGAATCCTCCGGGCTCGCCGCCGGCTGGCGAAACCCCGAGGTCCTCTGGACCCATAACGACTCCGGCGACCGTGCCCGCCTCTTCGCCCTTACCACATCTCCCTCCGACGAGACCGACGCCTCCCCGATCCTCACCGAACTCACCCTGGAGGGCATCGAAAACGTCGACTGGGAAGATGTGGCGATCGGCCCCTGCGCCGCCGGCAGCGACGCGTCGTGCATCTATGTGGCTGATACTGGAGATAACCTCAAAGAGCGCGAGGAGGTTGTGATCTACAGGTTTGAGGAGCCGCTTCTGGATGATACGCCCCCCACCCGACTCAACCTCAGCGAAGGCATCTCCTCGCAACGCTTCACCTATGAGGGAGGCCCCCGCGATGCGGAAGCCCTGCTCGTCGATCCTCAGAGCGCCGCGATCTTCATCATCGAAAAAGTCGACGAGGCCTCAAGCCGGGTCTTCGAGCTCTCCGGCGCGTTCGAAGATAACGCCGTGATTGAGGCGCAGCCTGTGGCCACATTGACCCTGGCCGAAACCCTCAGCTTTGGCCGCATGGTCACCGCCGCCGATGTGGCGCCTGACGGGCGCTCCTTTTCGCTGCGAACCTACACTCACCTCTACACCTACTGTGCCCCCGGTGGTGCTCTGCGCCAGGCGTTTGAGAGCGAACCTCAACGCCGCTTCGTCACCCCGGGCACCCTTCAGGGTGAGGCCCTGACCTACGCCCGTGATGGCGAATCAATATGGCTCACCAGCGAGCGCCTTCCCGCCCCGCTGCTGCGTGTTTCACGCGCTGATCCATCCCCCCGGCCAGTCCCCGCCGATACAGACACCGCCTCCGATTCGGCTGACCTCTCGGAGGACGCCGGTTCGGACACTGCCGAGAACAATCGCGACGCAGGTGACGACGATGACCTTCGCGACGCGACCGACGCATCGCGTTCGACACGAAGTGAAGGATGTTCGACGCTCGCCAGCGCGCCTTCCTCCGGCTATGTTCCGGGATGGATTCTCGGTCTTGTGATGGTTGCAGGACTGCGCGATATCTTCCGCCGTCTCGCGACACGCACTCCCCTGCCTATGCGATAGTTGCTTATGCGTGACACCCCGGTCATTCCTCCTTCCGAGGATACGCTCACCCAACCCGGCCCGGCGAGTTCCGAGGCCGAGCCGACCCGTGCTCTGGACGCGGATGCGGCGGACCGACTCGTCGAAGCAGGTTCCCAGCCCGAGGTTGGGCTCGATCGTGACAGCGCCCCGAGCGTGGAGGCTGAGCCCTCGACGCGAGCGGGCTCCCTGAGCAAAGGCAGCCTGATTGCCGGGCGCTACCGTCTCGATCGCCCGCTGGGTGACGGGGGCATGGGGCAGGTCTACCGCGCCGAGCACGTGCTGATGCGCAAGACCGTTGCCCTCAAAGTCCTGCACGCCGAGCTCACCGAAAACAAAGAGGTTGTGGCCCGCTTCCAGCGCGAAGCTCAAGCCGCGGCGCTCCTCGACAGCCCCCACGTCTGCCAGGCGACCGATTTTGGCCAGACCGACGATGGCGAGTTCTTCCTGGTCATGGAGTACCTCGAAGGCCAGACCCTGCACGAGGCGATGGCGCTGGGAAAGATGCCCCTGGTGCGCGCCGCGCATATCGCTCGCCAGATCGCCTCTGCGCTCGGCCAGGCCCACGCTCACGGCATCGTGCATCGCGACCTAAAGCCCGAAAACATCATGCTCGTCGATCGCGAGGGCGCCCCGGACTTCGTCAAGATCATGGACTTCGGCATCGCCCGCATCTCCATGGGCGAGGAAGCTGGTGCCGACAAACCCACGCGACTTACCCGTAAGGGCATGGTCTACGGCACGCCGCACTACATGGCCCCCGAGCAAATCGCCGGTGCCGAGGTCGACGCTCGCGCCGATCTCTACGCCCTGGGCGTGGTCTTGTTCGAAATGCTCACCGGCCAGCCCCCCTACGATGACGACAATGTTGCGCGGCTGATGGGCAAACACGTCACGCACCCGATCCCCACCCTACGCGAGCGCTGCCCGGAGGTGGCATTTCCCCAGGCGGCCGAACGCCTCATCGCGCGCCTTCTCGCAAAAGATGCCGACGCCCGCCCGGAGAGCGCTGAGGCACTCATTGAGACGATCGATACGCTCAACGACAGCCCCCTCACCGCGGCCATCGCCCCCATTGCCACAGCGGCGGCCAGCGCCGCTGGCGACTCTCTCAGCTCGCTGGGTCAGCGCGCCATCGACGTCAGCGGCCCCCTGCGTCATCGCGTCATCAAGGCCAGCGAGCCCCTGCGCGAGCGCTGGCGCACCGAAGTTCTCCCCCGCTGGAAGGCCCTCTCCGCGGATGAGCAGCGCCTTGTGCGCGGCCTGGCCATCGGCGCGCTGGTGATGCTCGTCTCCATCCTCGCGCTGACCATCTACGTCGTCAGCGGCGAAAGCCGCGCCCAGCGCCAGACCGAAGCCTCCCGCGAAGCCCTGATGGAAGATCCGCAGGTGCTCGAAGCCATCGCCGCAGCCCGAACCGGCGATCGCAGAGCCCTGGAAGCGCTGCTCCTTCAAAACCCCGATGACGCCGATCTTCGCTACCTGGCCTTGATGGCCGACCTGCATGTCGACCGCGAGGTCGATCTGCTCGAAGAGTCGCGCTCCATCGTAGCCGCCGATGAGCGCTATGCCCACGATCCGGCGCTGGTCGACGAAGTCGTCGCCCGTTTCGCTGCCGGTAGCGACGACGCCGCGACCTGGCTCAGAGATCATCTCACCTCGACGTCTCGCTCGGCCATCGCGCGCGTAGCCAGCCAGGGCGAGCGCGCCTCGCTTCGCCGGCGCGCCCACGCTTTTCTGGAGGAAGCTGACGCCCTGGACGACCTGGAGCGTTGGGAACGCCTGGGCGTCGAGCTGCGCGTGGCCGGAAACTGCGAGGACTACAAAGAAAAGATCGATGCGATCGTCGACCTCGATGACCCTCGCGCTCGCCCCACCCTCCAGGCGATGAGCGACTCTCCTAAAGTCGGTTGCGGATTTCTCAACCGGCGCGATTGCATCGCGTGCGTGCGCGACGACCTTAAACGCGCCTTAGAAGTCCTTCCGGAGCCCTGATCGTTACCCCTTAGTGCCGGTGAGACAGACCCTCGCACATGTAGGACGGTTCACCACCCTCAGTTGCGCCTCGGTCGCCCGCTCGCTAGACTCTGAGCTATTCACACGCTGTTTTCTGACAACGTTCTGACGGGAGCCTGACGCATGGTCACTTCACGCCGTCCCACCCCTGCACTCGCGCTACGGCGATGTCTGGGGCTGTCCCTCCTTCTCGCGACACTGAGCCTGGGCTCGGCGGCCTGCGGCGGCGATGACGTCGC
Above is a window of Lujinxingia sediminis DNA encoding:
- the aat gene encoding leucyl/phenylalanyl-tRNA--protein transferase, which translates into the protein MDLTRPSAQLLLSAYAQGIFPMAHPEEEGRVYWYAPDPRAILPLDGLRISRRFRQTLRKKPYEIRFNTDFEGVIEACAEPRPDQPQTWISEGIKEVYTELHHLGFAHSVEAWEGERLVGGLYGVALGGLFAGESMFHRATDASKICLVHLVERLKARGFSLLDVQFQTSHLERFGVIEISREAYEAQLSKALTLDCAFA
- a CDS encoding macro domain-containing protein — its product is MEDSKRHLIVTQGDITLISMPEGALVNPSNTGLILNSGGSSDNTVSNAIARRGGPFMQQTLHMTRSGLRNNRLEPGRAVATEAGQLPVKRLIHVSIVGAKKINARLISNAILNAYDLADELELKAVAFPAIGLQMGGITLEEFMDIFWRITGEELPRLKHVRQVYLCLFSGEEYEAGSAYAEKNVDELPESIDLEISESGFARGLFG
- the mvk gene encoding mevalonate kinase — its product is MILFGEHAVVHGYAAVACGLPLGAVACVRRGHSESFRVDHPAGSFEAEGKVLEAARGIVARFGLRLEELDGFVRLEVPVGAGMGSSAALAVALARAAQKLSGRGDAQTVEEAVSFAEGLFHGKASGIDQSAALGGGVFAFKRDGAGGPPTIEPVRAPTLRLVVAQVAPSASTAEMVASVSALAERRSSTAAIFEAIGQVATEGRQALEAGDLQAVGELMNINQGLLAALGVSIPAIDEACRLARDAGASGVKLTGAGGGGCVVALGPDEATTRAIQEGWEVRGWPVYTFTLES
- the mvaD gene encoding diphosphomevalonate decarboxylase, with protein sequence MFAFPPYNTSTPPMEATAFAHPNIALVKYWGKRDTELNLPVAGSLSLTLGGLSTTTRVRYREDINRDIVILDGKELRQGSRAYQRVVEFVQLVRNESNHDYFAEVETSNDFPTAAGLASSASGFAALALAATSAAGLHLLDEQLSALARRGSGSAARSIYGGFAEMRRGSRKDGHDAFAVPIAGPEHWDLRCVVAVTTQGEKEISSTEGMLRTQESSPLFKPWADTVAGDIVEATAAIQARDFQALGRVAERSCLGMHASAMAADPGVIYWNPTTLELIHRVRRARRDGLQVFLTIDAGPHVKVFCPARELSAVRSVLGQIGGVTDLIVARPGEGAALVATETVDA
- a CDS encoding ATP-dependent Clp protease ATP-binding subunit — encoded protein: MPQKFDLSRFTQKARKALERAQGLAKTLRHDHVEVEHTLLAMLEQDDSVATSLLENLGANPKALGRKLIDELELLPKTYRNQEQPFVSKDLLGALQEGGELANTLGDQFTSSEHLLIAFARRTSSYAGKQLREAGATAEKLEEAVRKARGGQKITSAEGPVSEILGKYAQDITAMAERGELDPVIGRDAEIRRVMQVLTRRTKNNPVLLGHPGVGKTSIVNALAQRLVAGDVPTGLAGKRLMRLDLGALVAGTSLRGQFEERIKTVVQEVVNSRGRIILFIDELHQLVGAGGKDSSMNASNMLKPALARGELSCIGTSTVEEYRQHVEADAALERRFQSIHVEEVSTDGCVSILRGIKQGFEIHHGVQIDDSALVAAAQMTARYVQDRYLPDKAIDAIDEAASRLRLEIDSKPTELDALERRMHALEMERQAIAEATNPETVEERTELENRIESLREEAARLRVRWETEKVVLDEITTIKEELEATEKTSQEAQRAGELGRAAEIRYSVLPRLKQKLEAAQARMSELHKEERLLKDYVDANDIGEVIADWTGIPVSKMLESEREKLLNMPDRLRQRVVGQDSAIETICSAIWRSRAGLQDRNRPIGNFMFVGPTGVGKTELAKALSEFLFDSEDAIVRIDMSEYMEQSKVNTLIGSARGYVGSEQGGVLTEAVRLKPYSVVLFDEAEKAHPDVFNLLLQLMDEGRLTDSQGRRVDFTNTLVILTSNVGSREIMDLSGKASGEEMTDAVQEILRDHFRPEFLNRLDAPIVFQALDKDAIRLIVDIQKKRLRKMLAEQRMTIEVSDAAKDFLAEEGFEPEYGARPLKRAIGNFIQDPLAVEVLEGKFVAGDHVVVEVAEDGESLVFKKGERDAG
- a CDS encoding serine/threonine-protein kinase, coding for MTMDDTPALIDIHDQPTGFQALALREERDELQIVAIAEAGAGREHLGLALSYDEARLNDVAYVATRREQLSHLADYLDALSEGGVVARKIELLDIKEGPGGAGEPLLVIERCEGPTLFEAVQTRWPEGMPAELALTIMAQLGDLLVATHQAGYYWRDFDPRRFVLQGDDTLRAQLPGCVVSKGVKLKPWQLNTHPAYTAPEVREETSGTMLRAAADIYGAGALMSFLLSGEEPRARVESPLSFTAYERIEALAMPGITLLLARTLQPLAKKRFGRAEIFRRYLSLDELPTREQKGFGMVMLPAPWLGLEMENPEKNRALKSHLSSGPLISVAREEPAETSEPSALAEGSAVVRAEERAEEARAGLRWPRVAVIIVLVVAALAYLTLRAP
- a CDS encoding serine/threonine-protein kinase; this translates as MRDTPVIPPSEDTLTQPGPASSEAEPTRALDADAADRLVEAGSQPEVGLDRDSAPSVEAEPSTRAGSLSKGSLIAGRYRLDRPLGDGGMGQVYRAEHVLMRKTVALKVLHAELTENKEVVARFQREAQAAALLDSPHVCQATDFGQTDDGEFFLVMEYLEGQTLHEAMALGKMPLVRAAHIARQIASALGQAHAHGIVHRDLKPENIMLVDREGAPDFVKIMDFGIARISMGEEAGADKPTRLTRKGMVYGTPHYMAPEQIAGAEVDARADLYALGVVLFEMLTGQPPYDDDNVARLMGKHVTHPIPTLRERCPEVAFPQAAERLIARLLAKDADARPESAEALIETIDTLNDSPLTAAIAPIATAAASAAGDSLSSLGQRAIDVSGPLRHRVIKASEPLRERWRTEVLPRWKALSADEQRLVRGLAIGALVMLVSILALTIYVVSGESRAQRQTEASREALMEDPQVLEAIAAARTGDRRALEALLLQNPDDADLRYLALMADLHVDREVDLLEESRSIVAADERYAHDPALVDEVVARFAAGSDDAATWLRDHLTSTSRSAIARVASQGERASLRRRAHAFLEEADALDDLERWERLGVELRVAGNCEDYKEKIDAIVDLDDPRARPTLQAMSDSPKVGCGFLNRRDCIACVRDDLKRALEVLPEP